The genomic DNA AAACTTAAAGACCACAACCTTTGTGCCATATTCCTGATACTTGTAGTGTTGTTTGGTTGTACTTGGTCATTCGGAACAGTGATCCCAGCTTGTCTCATAATTTCCACTAAGGCTGTCCATGTTTCCCTCCAAAAAGTGGCTTTTGCTTGCGTCCCATGATGCCCCTGCAAACGCAAATGTTCACCCCAAAACCTTTCTAAGCCATAGGCAGTGGTCATCCGCATCTTGTAGGCTTGATTAAGACTGTCAGGGTCTCTCTGCTTGGCATCCAAAACCAGTTTTTGTGCCCTCCGATCGAGTTCGTAACTACGCCATGCCATTGTAGTATTCTCCTCCTAGAGTAACTTTACATCTACCAAAACCGACTGACTCTAAACCACCGAAGTACATTTCACAGGTATTGGTGTCAATGAACGGTTCCCATCCCTTTTCTTTGATAGCTATAGGGAAAACAAAGACGCTCCCTTCGGGAATTGCTTCCACATTGAAAAATGCTCCCCCTTCCACTTTTTTCTCACTGTCTGCTAATTTCACTCGACTCTGGCGATAAAGAGCCATGTCATGGAGCAAAGCGATGTCATTGTCTCCTACTACAACCAGGCTACCTTCTGCTAGGTTTGTGCCTGGGGGAATCCATTCTTGTAGAGAACTTTCGTGCTCAATTTCCAGGAAGCCCAAGTTAAAAAAGAGAATTTTTCTTCTGTTTTGACCTTGGGTATCGATCTGTCTTGCCCTTAAGCTACGTGCGGCACAGTAGGGTGGGGGAATTTCTGCTCTAATACCCACGATCGCTTTATATCTTGCTAGCAACCGAGGACAGGAAATCCACACCACAGGTTGACCAGGACAAAACACAGGTAACCACACCAAAGATGCATATTCAAACTTCACCAGTGCTTCCGTAGTTTGCTCATTCCCTGCCTCGCTGCCATACCATTTGTTGACATGACCTTTGTTATCCCCATTGCGCATATCAGCCCTAAATCTACCGCGAATAGAACTGCCAGGAATAATCCCCGTGCGTGTAAATTGATCACAAAAGATGAGATTAAGGTTGCCTGTTTCCTCCCCTGCGCTTGCTCCCACGTGCAAAGGGGCGAGAGTTTCAATGATACCGTAGGCTTTGTAATACATACGTACCTCCCAACTAATTTACAAACTGATGTAAGATGTCCAGAATTTTGTCAACTTCGTTAACATAGTATTCGTCCCATCCGATCGGGCTCTTTCCCTATCACTGGCAAGAGCTAGGGGTGTAGTTTCTGCTAATAAATTGCCTAGAAATTGACTGGATGCTTTGGGTGGTGTTTCCCGTAGCAGGTGGGGGCGATCGTTTAGTTCTAACTCAAATTTATTAATCACCATCTCCAAGGTAAAATCACTATAAACCATAATCATCTCCCCCTAAACTGCCAATGCCAATCCGCAGCCCCATCGCTTGTAACTATAAGCAGATTTGGGGAAAATATTCTCATCCCATGCATACCAACTTTCTAACCCTTCATTTAATACATACACAGTGCCTGGAGGTGTGGCGTAATGCCCCCTAGATAATCTACCTCCTAAGCGGTAACGAAAAGGGATAGGACGAGCGGTTAGCAAAGCTTCCAACTTTCTTTCCCATTCTTCAGGATAGCGTAAAGATTGGCGGTTAGACCCCCACACAGCCGCAGTAATCAGAGCAAAATTACCACCCACAGGACGATCGAGAATTGCTTGCACAGCGGCAGAAATTTCCACACATTCTACATTTACTAGATGTCCTTCTCCCCCAAACCGATACCAGCCATTGTCTAGCCTGTCCGTAGCAAGGTAAATTAAACGACAATTAGGGGGCATTTGCACTGCATTTTCTAAAAATAAACTTCCCTCTTCATTATCTTGCCTAACAGTTCTCTCCTCTTCTGCCAAGCGAGGATGGAGATGAGGGATGAATTTCCAGGGAGCTGCTTCTACTGTTTGTGGATTTTGCCATTGTTTGATTGGTAGCCATGTATTTTCTGTAAATTTACCACTGATTTTTGCCCCTTCACTGTCAACCCATTTAGTACCATTCCAGACCAAGCGATGGACTACCTTGTTGCCTTCAACCAATAAATGGAAAGGGGTGGGCACAAAGAAATTCTGTAAATCATTATCGTATGCCCAAAATGGACCTGCCACTGCAAAATTACTATCTTTTAGAGCCATAGACTCCCTGTGGGCAAATAGACCTGTAATGGCTACAGCAAGGGGGGGAAAGGCAGCCCCTGACCTCCCTACCAAATTTTCAGGTGAGAGAAATCGTCCCCGACTACCATAGAGGAAGCCTAGGGGATTTATTGAGATTATGTATCTGAACATAGATGCCACCCTACCTTTGCCAGATTAATTGTCCAATCAGTCAAATCTGCTGGTTTAATTTGCTTTTCTACTCGTGACAGAATATCTGTATTAGGGAAATAGACAGAAAGTAGTGCCTTGCTGATTTGCTCCCCTCCCCGTTGGAAGGCATGACGACTCTCCAAAGTTGCAATGTCTTCATATACATGGTTCCAGTTCTTTCCCCCCTGTCTGTCCCTATAACTGGTGAGTGTAGATTGCAGCAAGTTCCAAGGGCAATGCCACTGTAAATAGTTTCCCCCATTGAATAACACCCTGATTCCTAGGCGGTCTTTCCCCTTGTCTTTGGCATATTTTTCTGTTTCTCGGCAATGTTGGATAATATCTCTTTGGGGTACTCCTCCCGCTGCTACTACTAAACCCACACTGACAGTAATATCCTTTCCGTGTTTGCGCCAGAGGTTAGGAAATTCGTAGAACCAAGTCAAAGCAACTTTACCAATATCTGTGGATTTACTTTCCTTTTTATTTGTCTTTTCTGGGAAGATAACTCCTAGAAAATCATCTCCACCGGCGTAAATAATTCTCCCCTGGTCTTCAGCCAAGCTAGGACGTAGAACTTTATCCCCCCAATCCATCAAGGCTTGACTAAATTCATGTAATCCTTCTGCTTCCCTATCTTTTGGTATCCCTTTCTGCAAAAACTCACCGATGCGATCGCCATCTCCCTGAAACCATCCTGTCCAAACATTCTCTTCCCAACGACTTAAATCAGCAAAAGAACTGGGTATATCTAATCTGTCAATTCCTAATTTGTTAGCGATCGGATAATAAGTTACCATGCGTTTAATCAATTCGGGAATACTCAGTTGTTCTCTCCCCTCTGGTTCAATAAATGACTCCCCTAGCGCAGTCTCTGCCAATCTTTTGTAGAAAACCACAACCTTGTCATTTATTTCTCCTAATCTGCTTGTCGGAGACACACTCCCCATACCGTACCAAGCGATCGCGTCTGCTCCCGAGAGAGTTGAACTCTCCCCCTTCCAGTTAATCCCTACCCAATCTCTTTTTCTCTTGTTATCTGTGAGGTTTTGTCGTGCTTGACTGATTGTATCCCCCTGTCCCCAGAAAAATTCCCAGGCATAATTTCCCCACAAGTCCCAGTCCCGCTTCCAGGAATAAGTATACTGCGGTAGACGCGCCTCAATCCATTCCCGACAGACACGACAGATAGTCTTCCATGTGTTGATGAATTCTTCCTTTGCTAATTGACGGGGATAATTACCGCGCAAGATAATTTGATTGGGCGTTCCCTGTACCACATTTAGCAAGGCGGGGGAAACAACTTCACATCCCCTTTCTTTTGCCTTTTCACAAATCGACTTAGCTAGATAGGAGAGAATAAATGAACCACCGTATAAGTCCCGCAGCTTCCGCGACCTTTCGATAAATCCTTGGACAGGTGCAAAACTAATTGCCGTGAACATAGTCCTGTAAGTACTCCTCAACTAATAAGCGAGCGATCGCTCCCGTTTCTGCTTTATTTTTTCCTGTTGTTTGTACACATAAACCTAAGCCTTGATCTGTTCTAGTTAGAACTAATTCCAACTTACCATTGTCATAAATTCTTCTAATTGGATTAACCCACCTGGTATTAAATGGTAAAGAGTTAATAATCTCTTTGACATAGGGTGATTGACATAATTTTCTTGCTACTTGCCCCAGGATTTCCTCTCCGTGATCATGCCTAATACAAATTCTCTTTTGGCTCGGTTTAGTATAGTCTTTGTGGATATGTTGGATGAGTACAGACTGGTCTCTTTGAAAGTGTAAATTACATCGCTCATGGAATAACAGTCCTATGGGAGTTAGGCTAACTAAAGATTTGCCATCTACTACTACTTCATCAACTAAAGCATCATAATATTCGCCTTGGTAGGGATCAACTAAGTCATCTTTTGCTATGGTTTCTTCCTCATACAATTGTTCAAAGAAGGGATAGTGTTCAAACCAAAAAGTAAGATTCAAATCTACAGGCTGGGCAGGTAAAGCAATAATTTCAGGAAATTCTTCAAACATGTAATAGACAGGGATGTCTAACGCCTGTCCGATGATCCCTGCAAAGGAAATCTGCGCCTTGTAGCCCCCAGTAGCATTGATGGCAATAGTTTCAGGGGTAAAAATTCTTGCTTTATTGCTAATTTCTTTAACCAGACTCTTCAGACCCCTAACCTGAAATTCTCTGAAACTTTTGCCGTTTAGACCTGCTAGAGTAATTACCTCTACGTTATCAAATCTAATGGGATTTACTTGATTTTCATAGTATAGCTTCAGAATTTGTCCCGTAACTTTTCCTTCCTCTGTGTCTGACACTAAAAAAGTCAGTTCTGTTAATCTATCCAAGAAACCTTTTTGGCATATACTAGCGATCGAGTTAATCTCTGCCCCACAAACTTTATCCTTATTAGATTTCTCCAGTAGAAAAAGAGATACGTTTCGCCAACTCTCTGGCTGCTTAATTGACCCAGTTTCTAGTCCTACTTTATTGTTTAAGTTACTTAACAAGCTTGTACCAACAGTACATATAAGTCGCTGTCGCATAAGCTCTCACTTCTCTATAACTTAATAATACTGATTTTGCTGTATAATTTAGTGGAAGAAAATCTTAAATTACTTCACTTCCACCCCTTTATTTCTATGACTCGATCGAACTTTCTCTATGCGGTTACTGCCAAGCAGTGTTTGTTAAGAAACATTACGCTTGCTATTTGTAACGGGGCTGTCAGTCTAGTCATATTGCTGATTGCTCCACTGGGTCTAGCGGCTGTAATTACCAACACGTTTTTAATTATGGTTGCCACCTACGGAGTAAGTGTGATGTTTGACAGAATTTTTACCTGGTTGCAATCTCCCCCGAAGGGTTTGCACTCTAGCAGAGACAGCGCGTCCCTCTACAGGCAGGAAGATGTCCGAGAAATAGAACGCGATCGGGGTGTGTGAGGACTCTCTACCTGATTGAGCAGGGGACGACAGTGTTGCTGCGGGGGGAGAATCTGTATGTAAAAGACGAGGCCATTCCCCTTCCCTATTTGGAATGCATCTTGGTCTTCGGGATTGTCCAAATTACTACGCAGGTGGTACGGGCTTGCTTAGAGCGGGGTATTCCCATTGCCTATTTGTCCCGATCGGGTTTTTGTTATGGCAGGACCTTACCTCTGGGTTGGTACGATTGGCGAGTAAGCGCCCACCAGCAAGCTGTCAGTGAGGAAGTACTACTGAACATAGCCCGTCAGATGGTAGCTGCCAAGATAGCCAACGGTCGTGTGCTCCTGCAAAGGCAACAACGTAAGCGCAATGTCCCTGACCTGGCGCTGGCTATTGACTCTCTGGGGCATTTTGTGGGCCAAACCCGATTTGCTACTTCCAACGCCCAGCTGATGGGGTTAGAGGGGGCAGGGGCATCTGTTTATTTTTCTGCTTGGGAACACTTGCTAACTAATCCTGACTTTATTTTCATAGCGCGCTCTCGCCGCCCTCCTACTAACCCAGTTAATGCCATGCTCAGTTTTGGCTACCAAGTTTTGTGGAATCATCTACTGTTTGCTATAGAACTGCAACAGCTCAACCCCTTCTATGGATGTTTGCATTCCTCTCACCATGGGCATGCGGCTCTGGCTTCTGATTTACTAGAGGAATTTCGTGCTCCCATCATAGATTCATTAGTAATTTGGCTGGTCAACAATCGGGTTATGCAGCCTGCCAACCACTTTGAGTATCGGGATGGGGGGTGCTACCTCAATCAAGCTGGGAAAAAGAAATTTCTACAACATTTTGTTAGCCGCATGGAAGGTAGACTAAAATTAGACGAGCAAGACCAACCCCGTTGGGCACTAATCCATCGTCAGGTAAAGCTTTATCGTGAAGCTCTCCAGACAGGAGTCTATCACCCCTACCGCATAGATTGAATATGCTCTATGTTGTCTCCTACGACATTCCTTGTGATAAGCGTCGTCGCAAGGTAGCGGAATTACTAGAGGGATACGGACAGAGGGTGCAGTATAGTGTTTTTGAATGTGACCTCTCGGAAAAGCAGTTAGAGGCTCTCAAAAAGCGCCTAAGTCGTCGCATCAACCAACAAGATAGTGTTCGTATTTACCCTATCTCCGCTTATGCTCGCCAGAGAATTGAAGTGTGGAACGGGGTGGATGTGTTTACTGCCCCAGGATCATTTATTGTCTAACCGATCGCCCCTGGGGAAACCCCAAAATCCTGTTTTTCTCTTGGCAGTGCTCGGTTGTCCCTGGCATCAGGGTTTCAGGGGTAGGAAGAACCTAAAAACGATCGGGGAAACTTTACTTACCAAGAGGTGTTCGGGATCAGTCCCTGGAAGCTATACTAAAAGCTGCTCCCACAAGGAGGAGGCTTTCCGTGTGCCTAACACGGACTTGTTGGAAACCCTACCGCGCGGCATTGGCACTGCTCAGGGCGATTTAGGAAAGGCTTTCCGTGTGCCTAACACGGACTTGTTGGAAACTGGGGCCACGCCGCCCGGTCCGTGGACGGTTGGGGTCGGGCTTTCCGTGTGCCTAACACGGACTTGTTGGAAACTTCATACTCCCCTCTAGGGAGCTGTCCTCTTCTGGGGCTTTCCGTGTGCCTAACACGGACTTGTTGGAAACCAATGATTTTCTCTAGCATGATTGAATCTAGCCGCGGCTTTCCGTGTGCCTAACACGGACTTGTTGGAAACTACGCAGTTGCCTTCCCTATTGGGCTGTTATTTCTTAGCGGCTTTCCGTGTGCCTAACACGGACTTGTTGGAAACCCACCAGGTGGGTGGCAGCTATCTCCTCCGCGTAGAGGCTTTCCGTGTGCCTAACACGGACTTGTTGGAAACCTGGTTTCTTTCTCATGCTCTTCCTCCTGGGGTCTCGGCTTTCCGTGTGCCTAACACGGACTTGTTGGAAACACGATCGCGCCCTGGAGTATGGGCTGACGATCGAACGGGCTTTCCGTGTGCCTAACACGGACTTGTTGGAAACCCTGGGCTGCTGGCGGTGGAATCCCCTATTTCTACGGCTTTCCGTGTGCCTAACACGGACTTGTTGGAAACCGGAAAGCCGTGGAACCTCCGGGAGGCGGCTCGGCGCCTGGCTTTCCGTGTGCCTAACACGGACTTGTTGGAAACTTTTGGAGCTCTCTTTAGTTAGAGAGTAGCTACGAGTCGGGCTTTCCGTGTGCCTAACACGGACTTGTTGGAAACTTTTCGGGAGGTTAGTACCTCTTGGACTATCTGCAGGGCTTTCCGTGTGCCTAACACGGACTTGTTGGAAACTACTATGACCAACTACTTGCTCAATGCCCTCCCCAACTGGCTTTCCGTGTGCCTAACACGGACTTGTTGGAAACACCTTTCTTTTTAATTTCTCTAGTGTTTCCATACTTTCGGCTTTCCGTGTGCCTAACACGGACTTGTTGGAAACTGGCGGCTTCGACCTTAGCCGCTTTGGTGAGACTTTCTGGGCTTTCCGTGTGCCTAACACGGACTTGTTGGAAACTTTCAAACGAGCGGCCTTGTTTTCCCGTGTGGTTCTGGGGCTTTCCGTGTGCCTAACACGGACTTGTTGGAAACACTACGGCGGCCCTCCTCGATGGACTTCCAGTCAAT from Pseudanabaenaceae cyanobacterium SKYG29 includes the following:
- a CDS encoding RAMP superfamily CRISPR-associated protein, which produces MYYKAYGIIETLAPLHVGASAGEETGNLNLIFCDQFTRTGIIPGSSIRGRFRADMRNGDNKGHVNKWYGSEAGNEQTTEALVKFEYASLVWLPVFCPGQPVVWISCPRLLARYKAIVGIRAEIPPPYCAARSLRARQIDTQGQNRRKILFFNLGFLEIEHESSLQEWIPPGTNLAEGSLVVVGDNDIALLHDMALYRQSRVKLADSEKKVEGGAFFNVEAIPEGSVFVFPIAIKEKGWEPFIDTNTCEMYFGGLESVGFGRCKVTLGGEYYNGMA
- a CDS encoding type III-B CRISPR module-associated protein Cmr3, translated to MFRYIISINPLGFLYGSRGRFLSPENLVGRSGAAFPPLAVAITGLFAHRESMALKDSNFAVAGPFWAYDNDLQNFFVPTPFHLLVEGNKVVHRLVWNGTKWVDSEGAKISGKFTENTWLPIKQWQNPQTVEAAPWKFIPHLHPRLAEEERTVRQDNEEGSLFLENAVQMPPNCRLIYLATDRLDNGWYRFGGEGHLVNVECVEISAAVQAILDRPVGGNFALITAAVWGSNRQSLRYPEEWERKLEALLTARPIPFRYRLGGRLSRGHYATPPGTVYVLNEGLESWYAWDENIFPKSAYSYKRWGCGLALAV
- a CDS encoding CRISPR-associated protein Cmr2, translated to MFTAISFAPVQGFIERSRKLRDLYGGSFILSYLAKSICEKAKERGCEVVSPALLNVVQGTPNQIILRGNYPRQLAKEEFINTWKTICRVCREWIEARLPQYTYSWKRDWDLWGNYAWEFFWGQGDTISQARQNLTDNKRKRDWVGINWKGESSTLSGADAIAWYGMGSVSPTSRLGEINDKVVVFYKRLAETALGESFIEPEGREQLSIPELIKRMVTYYPIANKLGIDRLDIPSSFADLSRWEENVWTGWFQGDGDRIGEFLQKGIPKDREAEGLHEFSQALMDWGDKVLRPSLAEDQGRIIYAGGDDFLGVIFPEKTNKKESKSTDIGKVALTWFYEFPNLWRKHGKDITVSVGLVVAAGGVPQRDIIQHCRETEKYAKDKGKDRLGIRVLFNGGNYLQWHCPWNLLQSTLTSYRDRQGGKNWNHVYEDIATLESRHAFQRGGEQISKALLSVYFPNTDILSRVEKQIKPADLTDWTINLAKVGWHLCSDT
- a CDS encoding putative CRISPR-associated protein; translated protein: MRQRLICTVGTSLLSNLNNKVGLETGSIKQPESWRNVSLFLLEKSNKDKVCGAEINSIASICQKGFLDRLTELTFLVSDTEEGKVTGQILKLYYENQVNPIRFDNVEVITLAGLNGKSFREFQVRGLKSLVKEISNKARIFTPETIAINATGGYKAQISFAGIIGQALDIPVYYMFEEFPEIIALPAQPVDLNLTFWFEHYPFFEQLYEEETIAKDDLVDPYQGEYYDALVDEVVVDGKSLVSLTPIGLLFHERCNLHFQRDQSVLIQHIHKDYTKPSQKRICIRHDHGEEILGQVARKLCQSPYVKEIINSLPFNTRWVNPIRRIYDNGKLELVLTRTDQGLGLCVQTTGKNKAETGAIARLLVEEYLQDYVHGN
- the csx18 gene encoding CRISPR-associated protein Csx18 is translated as MTRSNFLYAVTAKQCLLRNITLAICNGAVSLVILLIAPLGLAAVITNTFLIMVATYGVSVMFDRIFTWLQSPPKGLHSSRDSASLYRQEDVREIERDRGV
- the cas1 gene encoding CRISPR-associated endonuclease Cas1, yielding MRTLYLIEQGTTVLLRGENLYVKDEAIPLPYLECILVFGIVQITTQVVRACLERGIPIAYLSRSGFCYGRTLPLGWYDWRVSAHQQAVSEEVLLNIARQMVAAKIANGRVLLQRQQRKRNVPDLALAIDSLGHFVGQTRFATSNAQLMGLEGAGASVYFSAWEHLLTNPDFIFIARSRRPPTNPVNAMLSFGYQVLWNHLLFAIELQQLNPFYGCLHSSHHGHAALASDLLEEFRAPIIDSLVIWLVNNRVMQPANHFEYRDGGCYLNQAGKKKFLQHFVSRMEGRLKLDEQDQPRWALIHRQVKLYREALQTGVYHPYRID
- the cas2 gene encoding CRISPR-associated endonuclease Cas2; the encoded protein is MLYVVSYDIPCDKRRRKVAELLEGYGQRVQYSVFECDLSEKQLEALKKRLSRRINQQDSVRIYPISAYARQRIEVWNGVDVFTAPGSFIV